In Catenulispora sp. EB89, the following are encoded in one genomic region:
- a CDS encoding TetR/AcrR family transcriptional regulator → MAKTKSGCGPAADAADPAGADAADGAAESAARDAQAVPTIWERIDVPRGTRTSLSHERIAEAAIALADAEGLDAVSMRKLAESLGVATMALYRYVNSKDELLELMTDAVGTASELVADPNDWRAVFREAARRRRDTTLAHPWLPAAQAQVPTSLTPNRNLALERMLAALEPLSLTGDQKMRLIRALDSYARGATDGEVNQRTMLERRGYGADGDVRLLLRSNMQWLLRSGRYPLFSQLVLEGLAPVDAEAEFELGLEAMLDGLAARFGI, encoded by the coding sequence GGAGTCGGCGGCACGCGACGCCCAGGCCGTGCCGACCATCTGGGAGCGCATCGACGTTCCCCGAGGCACCCGCACCTCCCTGAGCCACGAGCGCATCGCCGAGGCCGCCATCGCCCTGGCCGACGCCGAGGGCCTGGACGCCGTGTCGATGCGCAAGCTGGCCGAGAGCCTGGGCGTGGCGACGATGGCGCTGTACCGGTACGTGAACAGCAAGGACGAACTGCTGGAGCTGATGACGGACGCGGTCGGTACCGCCTCCGAACTCGTCGCCGACCCGAACGACTGGCGCGCGGTGTTCCGCGAGGCCGCCCGCCGCCGTCGCGACACCACGCTCGCGCACCCCTGGCTTCCGGCGGCTCAGGCGCAGGTCCCGACCAGCCTGACGCCCAACCGCAACCTGGCGTTGGAGCGCATGCTCGCCGCCCTGGAACCGTTGTCGCTGACCGGGGATCAGAAGATGCGGCTCATCAGGGCCCTGGATTCCTACGCGCGCGGCGCCACCGACGGCGAGGTGAACCAGCGGACGATGCTGGAGCGGCGCGGCTACGGGGCGGACGGGGATGTCAGGCTTCTGCTGCGCTCGAACATGCAGTGGCTGCTGCGCAGCGGGCGGTATCCGCTGTTCTCCCAGCTGGTGCTGGAGGGACTCGCGCCAGTGGACGCGGAGGCGGAGTTCGAGTTGGGGCTCGAGGCGATGCTGGACGGGTTGGCGGCGCGGTTCGGGATTTGA
- a CDS encoding LysR family transcriptional regulator ArgP, which translates to MTDLPLDHVRTLLVAVDAGTFEAAARILHVTPSAVSQRIKALEQRTGRVLLVRSKPLRPTESGVAVVRFARQLAWLEDSARAELGLTGASSSGGGYGDSGDGTGSGGPGRGVPVQTLSIAVNSDSLSTWFPEVTARFSANAAVCFDLHREDQDYTDELLRAGLVMAAISSSPKPVQGCVVRPLARMRYRAVATHGFVRRWLPDGVGATDLAAALTVAPVIIFNRKDDLQDGFLRGIGVPASGPRHYLPATDAYLYAVESGFGWGLIPDVQARQFGQVELVELAPERPVDVPLYWQQWKLAPALLSEVGEVAAEVAARRLG; encoded by the coding sequence ATGACGGATCTGCCGCTGGACCACGTGCGGACGCTCCTGGTGGCCGTGGACGCCGGGACGTTCGAGGCCGCGGCGCGGATCCTGCACGTCACGCCATCCGCGGTCAGCCAGCGGATCAAGGCGTTGGAGCAGCGTACGGGGCGGGTGCTGCTGGTGCGGTCCAAGCCGCTGCGGCCGACCGAGTCCGGCGTCGCGGTGGTGCGGTTCGCGCGGCAGTTGGCGTGGCTGGAGGACAGCGCGCGTGCGGAGCTGGGGCTCACCGGGGCCTCGAGCTCCGGTGGCGGCTACGGCGACAGCGGCGACGGCACGGGCTCCGGCGGCCCGGGACGCGGCGTGCCGGTCCAGACGCTGTCGATCGCGGTGAACTCCGACTCGCTGAGCACCTGGTTCCCCGAGGTGACGGCCCGCTTCAGCGCCAACGCGGCGGTCTGCTTCGACCTTCACCGCGAGGACCAGGACTACACCGACGAGCTGCTTCGGGCCGGGCTGGTGATGGCGGCCATCTCGTCGTCGCCGAAGCCGGTGCAGGGCTGCGTGGTACGGCCGTTGGCGCGGATGCGGTACCGCGCCGTGGCCACGCACGGCTTCGTCCGGCGGTGGCTGCCGGACGGCGTCGGCGCGACCGACCTCGCCGCCGCGCTCACCGTCGCGCCGGTCATCATCTTCAACCGCAAGGACGACCTGCAGGACGGCTTCCTGCGCGGCATCGGGGTCCCCGCCAGCGGACCGCGCCACTACCTGCCGGCGACCGACGCCTACCTGTACGCGGTGGAGTCCGGCTTCGGGTGGGGGCTGATCCCGGACGTGCAGGCGAGGCAGTTCGGGCAGGTGGAGCTGGTGGAACTGGCGCCGGAGCGGCCGGTCGACGTGCCGTTGTACTGGCAGCAGTGGAAGCTCGCGCCGGCGTTGCTGAGCGAGGTCGGCGAGGTGGCGGCGGAGGTCGCGGCCCGGCGCTTGGGCTGA
- a CDS encoding LysE/ArgO family amino acid transporter, producing the protein MTTPLAAAAAGLGTGLSLIVAIGAQNAYVLRQGIRREHVTPIVAICAASDAVLIAAGIGGLGALVRSMPTVVTAIAWIGAAFLVTYGLLAARRAWKQQDHLAAEGAGEKSLRTAVLTCLALTWLNPHVYLDTVLLLGTVGNSYGSMDWYFALGATAGSILWFAGLGFGARRLGKVLARPKAWRVLDGIIAVTMITLGVAMVARS; encoded by the coding sequence ATGACCACCCCCCTCGCGGCCGCCGCGGCCGGCCTCGGCACCGGCCTGTCCCTGATCGTCGCCATCGGCGCGCAGAACGCCTACGTCCTGCGCCAGGGCATCCGCCGCGAGCACGTCACCCCGATCGTCGCGATCTGCGCGGCCTCCGACGCGGTCCTGATCGCGGCCGGCATCGGCGGCCTGGGCGCGCTGGTCCGCTCGATGCCGACGGTGGTGACCGCGATCGCCTGGATCGGCGCCGCGTTCCTGGTGACCTACGGCCTGCTCGCCGCCCGCCGCGCCTGGAAGCAGCAGGACCACCTGGCCGCCGAGGGCGCGGGGGAGAAGTCCCTGCGCACAGCCGTCCTGACCTGCCTGGCCCTGACCTGGCTCAACCCCCACGTCTACCTCGACACGGTCCTGCTGCTGGGCACCGTCGGCAACAGCTACGGCAGCATGGACTGGTACTTCGCCCTCGGCGCCACCGCCGGCAGCATCCTGTGGTTCGCAGGCCTCGGATTCGGCGCCCGGCGCCTCGGGAAGGTCCTCGCACGGCCCAAGGCCTGGCGCGTGCTGGACGGCATCATCGCGGTCACGATGATCACGCTCGGCGTCGCGATGGTCGCCAGAAGCTGA